In Desulfonatronum thioautotrophicum, a genomic segment contains:
- the flhB gene encoding flagellar biosynthesis protein FlhB: MPQSDPSRTEQATPKQRDKAREKGNVPKSQELPKVTVLLGGFLALLFMIQIMVNQMHDLFIWTFSDNLLTEFTPETVYQLFQTVSWRIAIMALPVMLTCALVAFLTVRLQVGHLWTLKVFELSNFWKKLNVVAGIQRLFISTQTVVRLLRSLFMAIAVGYAPYLVLKMESPKFIPLFYQDAVTVAGYMLTTGAKMVMFALVPMLIIAIADLIYTRWDYEEKLKMTKDEVKDERKQAEGDQTIKNKQKQKMMAVMQKRMMESVPKADVIITNPTHLAIALRYNPLEAPSPVVLAKGADYLAEKIRNVAKEHNIPIRENKPLAQALYKSVDVGQMIPEELFQAVASILAQLPKFRRR; the protein is encoded by the coding sequence ATGCCCCAGAGCGATCCAAGTAGAACCGAACAGGCCACCCCGAAACAACGCGACAAGGCCCGGGAAAAAGGCAACGTTCCCAAAAGTCAGGAACTGCCCAAGGTCACGGTTTTGCTGGGTGGCTTTCTGGCTCTGCTGTTCATGATCCAAATCATGGTCAACCAGATGCACGACTTGTTCATCTGGACGTTCAGCGACAACCTGCTCACCGAATTCACCCCGGAAACGGTCTATCAGCTCTTCCAGACGGTATCCTGGCGCATCGCGATCATGGCTTTGCCGGTAATGCTCACCTGCGCGCTGGTGGCTTTTTTGACCGTGCGTCTCCAGGTCGGGCATCTTTGGACCCTCAAGGTTTTTGAACTCTCCAATTTCTGGAAGAAACTGAATGTCGTTGCCGGCATCCAGCGCCTGTTCATCAGCACCCAGACAGTGGTCCGCCTGCTGCGCAGTCTGTTCATGGCCATTGCCGTGGGATATGCCCCCTATCTGGTTCTGAAAATGGAATCACCCAAATTCATTCCACTTTTCTACCAGGACGCCGTGACCGTGGCCGGCTACATGCTGACCACCGGAGCAAAGATGGTCATGTTTGCCTTGGTGCCCATGCTGATCATCGCCATAGCCGACCTGATCTACACCCGTTGGGACTATGAGGAAAAACTGAAAATGACCAAGGACGAGGTCAAGGACGAACGAAAACAGGCCGAGGGTGATCAGACAATCAAAAACAAGCAGAAACAGAAGATGATGGCCGTAATGCAAAAACGGATGATGGAAAGCGTGCCCAAAGCCGATGTGATCATCACCAACCCGACCCATCTGGCCATTGCCCTGCGCTACAATCCGCTGGAGGCCCCATCTCCCGTGGTTCTCGCCAAAGGAGCCGATTATCTTGCCGAAAAAATTCGCAATGTTGCCAAAGAGCACAACATTCCGATCCGGGAAAACAAACCCCTGGCACAGGCCTTGTATAAAAGCGTTGATGTGGGCCAGATGATTCCTGAAGAATTGTTCCAGGCCGTGGCCTCCATTCTGGCCCAGTTGCCAAAATTCCGACGCCGATAA